The following are encoded in a window of Manihot esculenta cultivar AM560-2 chromosome 8, M.esculenta_v8, whole genome shotgun sequence genomic DNA:
- the LOC110620398 gene encoding uncharacterized protein LOC110620398, translated as MAKFNVVQKRRREQVAQRKREIRGDPLTGKLNNKPQPLSVSGKRQRKLLKKWRREQKEAIEKGLVTMQDVEMAAAEGEDKSKNASKSQAKFHVKKALKLKKFKRSGKKNGKSKPAAEASVDTMVE; from the exons ATGGCGAAGTTCAATGTGGTGCAGAAGAGGAGAAGAGAGCAAGTAGCACAGAGAAAAAGGGAGATACGTGGAGACCCACTTACTGGGAAGCTCAATAATAAGCCTCAGCCTCTCTCTGTCTCTGGCAAGCGCCAACGCAAGCTCCTCAAGAAATGGCGTAGA GAGCAGAAGGAGGCTATAGAGAAGGGCCTGGTCACCATGCAAGATGTGGAGATGGCTGCTGCTGAAG GTGAAGATAAATCCAAGAATGCCAGCAAATCCCAAGCAAAATTTCATGTGAAGAAAGCCTTGAAGCTGAAGAAGTTTAAGCGCAGTG GTAAGAAAAATGGGAAATCCAAGCCAGCTGCTGAAGCTTCAGTAGACACAATGGTAGAATAA
- the LOC110621632 gene encoding D-xylose-proton symporter-like 2 yields MATDPEQPSLSSIEKVGKSSSEIGGAEEPLLNGGTSSENYSVLAAILPFLFPALGGLLYGYDIGATSCATISIESSTTSGISWYNLNSVEVGLITSGSLYGALIGSVLAFNIADFLGRRRELILAALLYLVGAFVTALAPDLVIMVIGRFIFGIGIGLAMHAAPMYIAETAPSKIRGQLISLKEFFIVLGMVAGYGIGSLLVDTVAGWRYMYGASTPLAVVMGIGMWWLPPSPRWILLCAIQGKGNMQDLKETAVRCLCRLRGEAIGDTAPTQVEEILSELTFVGEEKEASLGEMFRGKCLKALTIGAGLVLFQQITGQPSVLYYAASIFQSAGFSAASDATRVSILLGFFKLIMTGTAVLAVDRLGRRPLLLGGVSGMIISLFLLGSYYLFLDNAPVVAVVALLLYVGCYQLSFGPIGWLMISEVFPLRLRGRGLSIAVLVNFGANALVTFAFSPLKALLGAGVLFYAFGVIAVLSLVFIFFIIPETKGLTLEEIEAKCL; encoded by the exons ATGGCGACCGATCCTGAGCAGCCCTCTCTTTCTTCTATCGAAAAG GTAGGAAAGTCTTCAAGTGAAATTGGCGGTGCGGAGGAGCCTCTTCTTAATGGGGGCACTAGCTCAGAGAACTACTCTGTTCTTGCTGCAATTCTCCC ATTTCTATTTCCAGCTCTTGGAGGACTATTATACGGTTATGATATTGGGGCCACATCCTGTGCTACGATATCTATAGAG TCATCCACAACAAGTGGAATTTCATGGTATAACTTGAATTCTGTGGAAGTTGGGCTCATT ACCAGTGGCTCATTATATGGGGCCTTGATTGGCTCTGTCTTGGCCTTTAATATTGCAGATTTTTTAG GAAGAAGAAGGGAGTTGATACTGGCTGCTTTGTTATATCTTGTTGGAGCATTTGTGACAGCATTAGCACCTGATCTGGTTATCATGGTGATTGGACGTTTTATATTTGGTATTGGGATAGGATTG gCTATGCATGCTGCCCCAATGTACATTGCTGAGACAGCTCCAAGTAAGATACGTGGTCAATTAATCTCCCTCAAAGAGTTCTTTATAGTCCTTGGGATGGTT GCAGGTTATGGGATTGGTAGCCTTTTAGTTGATACTGTAGCTGGATGGCGATACATGTATGGAGCTAGTACTCCTTTGGCAGTAGTCATGGGAATTGGGATGTGGTGGTTACCGCCATCACCCAGATGGATACTATTATGTGCCATACAGGGGAAAGGCAACATGCAGGATTTAAAAGAAACTGCAGTACGGTGCTTGTGTCGACTCAGGGGTGAGGCTATTGGTGACACTGCACCTACCCAAGTAGAAGAAATTCTTAGTGAGCTGACTTTCGTTggtgaagaaaaagaagcttCACTTGGGGAAATGTTCCGAGGAAAATGCTTGAAAGCCCTTACCATTGGTGCAGGATTAGTTCTTTTTCAACAG ATCACAGGTCAACCAAGTGTACTGTATTATGCTGCCTCAATCTTTCAG AGTGCAGGATTTTCTGCAGCATCTGATGCAACACGTGTATCAATTCTACTTGGTTTTTTTAAG TTGATCATGACAGGAACAGCTGTCCTTGCTGTTGATAGACTTGGAAGGAGACCTTTACTGCTTGGTGGTGTCTCTGGGATG ATCATCTCATTATTCCTTCTGGGGTCATATTACCTTTTCCTGGACAATGCACCAGTTGTGGCTGTAGTTGCACTGCTATTATATGTTGGATGTTATCAG TTATCATTTGGTCCTATTGGTTGGTTGATGATTTCAGAGGTTTTCCCACTACGCCTAAGAGGGAGAGGACTTAGTATAGCAGTGCTTGTGAATTTTGGTGCAAATGCACTTGTTACCTTTGCATTTTCTCCTCTGAAG GCATTGTTGGGAGCTGGAGTATTATTCTACGCGTTTGGAGTAATAGCTGTGTTGTCGCTCGTTTTCATATTCTTCATTATACCAGAGACCAAGGGGCTCACTCTTGAGGAAATTGAAGCTAAATGCTTGTAG
- the LOC110621256 gene encoding probable NADH dehydrogenase [ubiquinone] 1 alpha subcomplex subunit 12 yields MASTVVKGALKAIREKGFGTFLRELREEGYTKCLLDGNLLQTKIHNIGATLVGVDKFGNKYYQRLEDMQYGRHRWVEYAEKGRYNASQVPPEWHGWLHFITDHTGDELLMLKPKRYGAEHKENLSGEGEEYIYHSKGHALNPGQKDWTRYQPWQPAKSE; encoded by the exons ATGGCATCCACAGTGGTGAAGGGAGCTTTGAAGGCTATCAGAGAGAAAGGGTTCGGCACCTTTCTTCGAGAGCTCAGGGAAGAAGGCTACAC GAAGTGCCTTTTGGACGGAAATTTGCT GCAAACCAAAATCCACAACATTGGGGCAACACTTGTGGGGGTGGACAAATTTGGCAATAAGTATTATCAGAGACTTGAAGATATGCAATATG GAAGGCACCGATGGGTTGAATATGCAGAAAAGGGTCGCTACAATGCTTCTCAGGTGCCACCAGAATGGCATGGTTGGCTTCATTTCATAACTGATCACACAGGGGATGAG CTGCTAATGCTAAAACCTAAGAGGTACGGGGCTGAGCACAAGGAGAATCTCTCAGGAGAAGGTGAAGAGTATATATACCATTCCAAAGGACATGCTCTCAATCCTGGTCAGAAAGACTGGACCAGATATCAACCTTGGCAACCTGCGAAGTCGGAGTAA
- the LOC110621254 gene encoding ERAD-associated E3 ubiquitin-protein ligase HRD1B: MMRLRTYASLSLVATIAVIYHAFNSRGQFYPAMVYLSTSKINLVLLLNMGLVIMCMLWQLTKSIFLGSLREAEVERLNEQSWREVMEILFAITIFRQDFSVTFLAMVTALLLIKALHWLAQKRVEYIETTPSVPTLSHIRIVSFLGFLLLLDSLFLYSSVKFLIETRQASVSLFFSFEYMILATTTISTFVKYIFYVSDMLMEGQWEKKAVYTFYLELIRDLLHLSMYLCFFLVIFMNYGVPLHLIRELYETFRNFKIRVADYIRYRKITSNMNDQFPDATPEELNASDATCIICREEMTTAKKLICGHLFHVHCLRSWLERQHTCPTCRALVEPSESGVQHGSQSDTRRQGTGSTTTGPQGSVSSVPDDNLGEHQARLQEAAAAAAAVYEKSFVYPSANTLVWSPGYVFLPQAQRPLADAANGESNRGQSQRESAFHGPSNLSMPQFPHVFVPFQVPGANANSGDMLGSIPSSELEAQKKLIQHQIEVLQRQLQLLHQPKGEDRLHMDPTPSSESKGKTVVSSSSTPSDFSHHGESDL; this comes from the exons ATGATGCGGTTGCGTACATATGCGAGCCTTAGTTTGGTTGCTACCATAGCAGTTATTTATCATGCGTTCAACAGTAGAGGCCAGTTTTATCCAGCTATGGTTTACTTGTCGACCTCTAAGATCAATTTGGTGCTGCTTCTCAACATGGGTCTAGTTATTATGTGCATGTTGTGGCAATTGACTAAAAGTATTTTCCTTGGTTCCCTCCGAGAAGCTGAAGTTGAAAGATTGAATGAGCAGTCATGGAGAGAAGTTATGGAAATCCTCTTTGCTATCACTATTTTCAGGCAGGACTTCTCAGTGACATTTCTTGCTATGGTCACTGCTTTGTTGTTAATCAAGGCATTACATTGGTTAGCTCAAAAGAGGGTTGAGTACATTGAGACAACCCCATCAGTGCCGACATTGTCTCACATCCGGATAGTGTCATTTCTGgggtttcttcttcttttagacAGTCTGTTTTTGTACAGTTCCGTTAAGTTTTTGATAGAAACTCGCCAGGCATCtgtttctctcttcttctcctttga GTATATGATACTAGCAACAACAACGATCTCTacttttgtaaaatatattttctatgtGAGCGACATGCTAATGGAAGGACAATGGGAAAAAAAGGCTGTCTACACCTTCTATTTGGAACTTATTCGAGATTTGCTTCACTTGTCAATGTACCTCTGCTTCTTCCTTGTGATTTTCAT GAACTATGGTGTACCTTTGCACTTAATAAGGGAGCTTTATGAGACATTCAGGAACTTCAAAATTCGTGTTGCTGATTACATTCGTTACCGGAAGATCACTTCCAATATGAATGATCAGTTTCCAGATGCCACACCTGAAGAGCTCAATGC AAGTGATGCCACCTGTATTATTTGTCGTGAAGAAATGACCACAGCCAAAAAATTAATCTGTGGGCATCTGTTTCATGTTCATTGTCTTCGTTCATGGTTGGAGAGGCAACATACTTGTCCTACATGCAGAGCCCTAGTTGAACCATCTGAGAGTGGAGTGCAACATGGATCACAATCAGATACACGTCGGCAgg GGACTGGCAGCACAACTACAGGACCGCAGGGCTCAGTCAGCAGTGTGCCAGATGATAATTTGGGCGAGCATCAGGCTAGACTCCAAGAAGCAGCAGCAGCTGCTGCTGCTGTATATGAGAAATCTTTTGTTTACCCTTCTGCTAACACGCTTGTGTG GTCTCCTGGGTACGTCTTTCTCCCTCAAGCTCAAAGGCCTTTGGCTGATGCTGCTAATGGAGAGTCAAACAGAGGACAATCACAGCGGGAGTCTGCATTCCATGGGCCTTCAAACTTGTCCATGCCGCAATTTCCCCATGTCTTTGTACCCTTTCAGGTACCTGGTGCCAATGCAAATTCTGGAGATATGTTGGGCAGTATACCAAGCTCCGAGTTGGAAGCTCAGAAAAAGCTAATTCAACACCAGATTGAG GTCCTGCAAAGGCAGCTTCAACTTCTACATCAGCCAAAAGGTGAGGATAGGTTGCATATGGATCCAACACCATCATCAGAAAGCAAAGGCAAGACAGTCGTATCATCATCTTCAACCCCATCAGACTTTAGTCATCATGGAGAGAGTGATCTGTAG
- the LOC110621255 gene encoding ER lumen protein-retaining receptor B isoform X2 → MNLFRLAGDMTHLLSIVVLLLKIRNMKSCAGISLKTQELYALVFLTRYLDLFTKYYSIYNTAMKLVFIGTSVAIVWYMRYHKVVKQTYSKDEDTFRHYILILLSFVLALLIHRSFDVIEVLWAFSIYLEAVAILPQLLLLQRSRNIDNLTVNYVFLLGTYRALYIINWIYRFFAERITFRWIPWISGLIQTALFADFFYYYIKSWKTQEQLKLPE, encoded by the exons ATGAATTTGTTCCGGCTAGCTGGGGACATGACCCACCTTCTCAGTATAGTGGTCCTTCTTCTCAAGATCCGCAATATGAAATCTTGTGCTG GAATTTCACTGAAAACTCAAGAACTGTATGCTTTAGTTTTTCTCACTCGGTATCTTGATCTGTTTACCAAGTATTACTCTATATACAACACTGCAATGAAGCTAGTATTCATTGGGACTTCAGTAGCAATTGTCTGGTACATGAGATATCATAAAGTTGTGAAGCAAACCTATAGCAAGGATGAAGATACTTTTAGACATTACATTCTGATACTCTTAAGCTTTGTGCTAGCCCTTTTGATTCACCGTTCCTTTGATGTGATTGAG GTTTTATGGGCATTTTCAATTTATCTTGAAGCAGTGGCTATCTTACCCCAATTGTTATTACTGCAAAGGTCAAGGAACATTGACAACTTGACTGTCAACTATGTTTTCCTTCTTGG TACTTACAGAGCTTTGTATATCATCAATTGGATTTATCGCTTCTTTGCGGAGAGAATTACATTTCGCTGGATAC CTTGGATTTCAGGCCTCATTCAGACTGCTCTCTTTGCTGACTTTTTCTACTACTACATAAAGAG ctggaagactcaggagcaaCTTAAGCTTCCTGAATGA
- the LOC110621255 gene encoding ER lumen protein-retaining receptor isoform X1, with product MNLFRLAGDMTHLLSIVVLLLKIRNMKSCAGISLKTQELYALVFLTRYLDLFTKYYSIYNTAMKLVFIGTSVAIVWYMRYHKVVKQTYSKDEDTFRHYILILLSFVLALLIHRSFDVIEVLWAFSIYLEAVAILPQLLLLQRSRNIDNLTVNYVFLLGVYYPVPNRCGIQVRPDSLQNNPRGSGVPKVLTRGRMTPSKPMWKSTYLQSFVYHQLDLSLLCGENYISLDTLDFRPHSDCSLC from the exons ATGAATTTGTTCCGGCTAGCTGGGGACATGACCCACCTTCTCAGTATAGTGGTCCTTCTTCTCAAGATCCGCAATATGAAATCTTGTGCTG GAATTTCACTGAAAACTCAAGAACTGTATGCTTTAGTTTTTCTCACTCGGTATCTTGATCTGTTTACCAAGTATTACTCTATATACAACACTGCAATGAAGCTAGTATTCATTGGGACTTCAGTAGCAATTGTCTGGTACATGAGATATCATAAAGTTGTGAAGCAAACCTATAGCAAGGATGAAGATACTTTTAGACATTACATTCTGATACTCTTAAGCTTTGTGCTAGCCCTTTTGATTCACCGTTCCTTTGATGTGATTGAG GTTTTATGGGCATTTTCAATTTATCTTGAAGCAGTGGCTATCTTACCCCAATTGTTATTACTGCAAAGGTCAAGGAACATTGACAACTTGACTGTCAACTATGTTTTCCTTCTTGG ggtATATTACCCTGTCCCAAACCGATGTGGAATTCAAGTCAGACCTGACTCACTCCAAAATAATCCAAGGGGGAGCGGAGTGCCTAAAGTTCTTACAAGGGGGCGCATGACCCCATCCAAACCGATGTGGAAGTCAACG TACTTACAGAGCTTTGTATATCATCAATTGGATTTATCGCTTCTTTGCGGAGAGAATTACATTTCGCTGGATAC CTTGGATTTCAGGCCTCATTCAGACTGCTCTCTTTGCTGA